The genomic segment CCTTACGGGCTACCCCGATTTCGAGTCGGCGATTCGCGCGATCCGCGCGCAGGTGGATGATTACTTTCCGAAGCCCCTGAACGTGCAGGACCTGCTTGCGGCGATCAGGACATCGCGCAAGGGGAAGAGCTCTGTGAGCAAGATGCAGAGCCCCGTGAAGTTGTATGAGTACCTGCGCCGGCACAGCGATGATTTTTGCGAGCGATGGCTGCAGGAGACACTGAAAGACCCCGAGGTAGCGGCGCTGCCCCTGACGAGGGAAGAGCGGATCGACCACGTTCCCAAGCTGCTGGAAGAACTGGCGCGCACGATGGAACTGGGTGTCGACGTGCTGAGCGACGGCATGACCGAAAGCGCGCGGAAGCATGGGCGCACGCGCTACGAGCAGGGATACACGATTTCGCAGATTGTGACGGAATCGCGGGTGTTGCAGCAGGTGTTGAGCACGAGCATCCAGACGGACCTGCTGGCTATCGATTTGAGCGCACTGGTTCCGGACACGTTCAGGATTGGGGAGTTTGTGGAGGCGGCGCTGGAGACGTCACTTCATGCGTACCAGGCGCAGGTTCCGCGGTCGCTGCAGACATCGGTTTCGATGCTGTACAAGTCGCCGCACCTGGGGGTGGGGATTGCGGATGAAAACCGGATCACCGACGCGAATGACGCGCTGCTGACCATGATTCAGTACACGCGCGAGCAGATGCTGGCGGGCGAGATTGACTGGCTGAAGATGACGCCGGTGGAGTTGCGCCAACGCGACATCAATGCGATGGAACAGATTCGCGAGTACGGCGCGTGCGTTCCATTCGAGAAGGAGTTTATTCTTCCGGATGGGTCACGGCTACCGTTCCTGGTGGGAGCGGTGCGGCTGACGGCGCAGCCTCTGCAGTGGTCAGTCTACATTGTGAACCTGACGGAGCAGAGAAAACTACACGAGGCGGAGACGAAGGTTCGGGATTGGGAGTCACGGTACGCGATTATCAACCGGCTGGCGCACGAGATTAACAATCCGCTGGCGGCGCTGATGTTCGTGGTTCACCTGATGGGGACGCATCCGGATCTGTCGGGGGATTCGCGCGAGCTGGCCGTTAGTGCTGAGGAAATGCTGAAGAGGATTGCGGCGGTGGTGGCGCAGGTGCTGGAGGAGAGCCGGGTGGCCACCTGCGGTGGGGCTGACTGCGCCTCCGGCGCCACTCCAGACTGATTTAGGGTTGTGGTTTTCCACCCTGTCGACAGAAAGAAGTCGACAGGATGGGGCACGGGTGGTTCTGGGGTGGAACGGTCCAAAAGACGGCGGTGTTAGTGGATGCGGATGTCGCCGGAGCCGGTTTCGGCGCGAAGGGTGGGTCCACCGCCGCTAACCTTGCCGACGATGTGGTGCTTGTCAAACGATCCCTGGACCGACATTTCCTTATCGGTGTGGATACTGCCCGAGCCGGTGGATGCGTCGAGCGTGAAGCCGGTGCTACCGGCCCAGATCTCGATGCTGCCAGAGCCGGTGCCGAGCTTCCAGTCAGAGCTGGGTGAGCCGGTGGCCTTGATGTCGCCAGAGCCGGTTTGCGCGTGCAGGGCGCCGTGGAGATTCTTGAGCTCGATGTTGCCCGAGCCGGTCTCCGCTTTCACATCGCCGGAGCCGGATTGCTCGGCGTAGATGTTGCCGGAACCGGTGCCGACGTTGAAGCTGCCCTTGAGGCCGGTGGCGTGGATGTTTCCGGAACCGCTCTGGAGTTTCGCGGTCTGGCCTACGCCGTCATCGGTGACATTGCCGGAGCCGGAACTGGCTTCGAGGTAGGCGTCGGCTGGGGCTTCGATCTCGTAATCGATGCTGATGTTGTGGTAGTTCTCGTGGTTCTTGCCGATGCGGATGATATTGCCGGTCTGCTCGACGGGCGGATTTTTGGCGATTTCCTGGACGCGTTCTTCGCTGCCGCCCCAATTGGACTTGACGCGTCCGTGGATTTTGACCTGTGAGCCTGAGCCTTGGGTGAGATGGATGTTGCCTGAGCCGGTGCCGACGTCGAGCTGGACGTGGCCGGTGACCGAGAGCGTCCGGTCGAAGGTGGCTTCGGCGGCGAAGGCGGGAATCGCGAGGAGCGCGAGTGCCGCTGCTGCAAGTGCGATCTTCTTCATGATAGGTGCCTCGTGGAAAAGAGTGGTCAGTGATCAGTGGTTAGTGGTCAGGTGAGCCGGTGATCCAATTGTCTAGTGCTCACGTGATTCTTCACCAGGTACTGTGGCAAGAGTTTTGCCAAACTGGTGCTTGCGGTAAGTGGCTTTGCTGCTTCTGCTTGGGACGTCTGCGAGGTGGACTCTGCCGATGTCCGGATGTTCACTTTCGAACAGTGTTGTGCTGGTGCGAACATGCGGCCTGCAGGGTTCGTGCCTCACGTGGAGCGCGTTAAGGCAACTGCGGATCCCTCGACTGCGGCTCCGGATGAAAACTCAGTGGGGGAGCGGTCATCAAGCCCAAGCGCGATCAGCATTACTGCTGCAGGATGACCTGGTCGCCTTCTTTGAGGCCGCTGAGGATCTCGGTTTTGGAGCCGTCGGATAGGCCGACTTTGACCGGGACTTTGCGCTTGCCTTCTTTCTGGCTCTTGTCGGGAATCTCGACGGAAGCGTTCTTCTGGTTGTCGTACATGACGGCGTTTTCAGGAATGTTGAGGACGCCCTTGTGTTCGTCGAGAAGGATTTCGGCGTTGGCGGTCATGTTGGCTTTGAGCTCGCCGCCGGGGTTGTCGATGGAGACGCGCACCTCGAAGGTGGTGACGTTGTCCTTTTCGACGCCGAGGGGGGCGATCTTGGTGACGCGGCCGTTGAAGACGCGGTCGCGGAAGCTCTCGACCTTGATGCGGGCGGCCTGATTCATGTAGACATGCGCGATGTCGGCTTCATCGACTTTGCCCTGGACGTAGACCTGGGTGGTGTCGCCTTCAGTCATGACGAGGGTGGCGGTGGAGCCGAGGACAAGGATGGAGCTGACGGCGTCGCCCATTTCAACGTCGCGGGAGAGAATGACGCCATCCATGGGCGCGACGATTGTGGTGTAGCTGAACTGTTCCTGGAGCTGCTTGAGGCTTGCCTGGCTTTGGGCGACCTGCGCTTTGGCCTGCTTGAGTTTGGCTGTGTCGACGAGGATCTGCGCACGTGCGCCGTCGCGCTTGTTGAGGGCAGCGAGATAATCCTTGTTGGCGTTGTCGAGGGCCTGCTGACTGACGACGCCTTCTTTGGCCATCTGCATGTTGCGGTCGAGCGTCTGCTTGTACATGGGCAGATCCGGGGCGGCGGCGTTGACCTTGTCCTGCTCGATGTTGGCCTCGTAAGTGCCGACGTTCGCTTCAGCGGAGGCGAGTGCGGCTTTCTGCGCTTCGACCTGGGCGGAGATCTCCTGCTGATCGAGTTCGGCGAGAGGCTGGCCTTTGCGGACGTGGCTGTTGATGTCGACGAAGAGTTTTTCGACGATGCCGGACGCTTTGGATTTGACTTCGACTTTTGTGATGGGCTGAATTTTGCCTGTGGCGATAACGGAACGGGCGACGTCTCCGCGGGTGACTTTGGCGATCTTGTTGGGGTCGATGGAGCCGCCGGAGACCATGCGGGCTACGGCTACTCCGCCAGCGCCGATGACGACGACTACGATGGCGATGATCCAGATCCAGAGTTTCTTGCTTCTTCGCGCAGCCACTGGATACCTCCCCGCGGCGCACGGCCGCACTATCGAGGACGATGACGGTTATGAGACTCGTGCCCGGTGAAAACGTTGAGCCGGGCGCGGCGAGTAATTCAGCTTCGCTCGCCGTTATGGAGGCAGATACGCAGGTGAGGCGGGGTTGGTTCCGTTGTAAAGAGAAGCGGAGATTGTTGCTCTTGTTCAGCCGGTCAGTGTCGCTGCGCGATGTGGCGAGTCAGCCGCGACGCGGAGTTTACAGAGGTGATTGAAGTCACAAATGCTATTCTCTGAACGAGATGCACGGGCCGGTGCTGCTGCAATGCGTGGCTGTTGCAATGCTGATTGTGGCCAACGGTTTTTTTGTGGCCGCAGAGTTCGCGCTTGTGTCCGTGAGGGACACGCGGATACAGCAACTGATTGACGCGCATGTGCCCGGGGCGCGGGCTGTGCGGAAGCTGCAGCACGACCTCGATGACTTTCTTCCTGCTGTGCAACTGGGCGTGACGCTGTGCTCGCTGGCGCTGGGGTGGATTGGCGAGCCGCTGGCTGCGGATGCGTTTCAGGCACTGTTCGCAATGCTTCCGCATCCGATGGCGCACCCGCACCTGGTGGCGCATGCTCTGTCGCTGGTTGCGGTGGCGCTGGGATTCTGCGCGATTACTTATTTCCACGTTGTGGCCGGGGAACTGGTGCCGAAGTCGCTGGCGCTGCGGCGGGCAGAGGCCCTTGCGGTTGCGGTGGCTACGCCGATGCTGTTCTTCATGCGGATGGCGCGGCCGGCAGTGCGGCTGCTGAGCCGGTCGGCGGGGGTGGTGCTGCGCGGGTTCGATATTCCCATGACGGAGCGGGCATCAGTGCACTCGCCGGAGGAGCTGAAGCTGCTGGCGACGGCGGCGCGGCGTATGGGGGTGCTGCCCAAGTTCCAGGAGACGCTGGTGCACCGCGCACTGGAACTAAACGATGTGCCGGTGCGCGAGATCATGACCCCGCGGCAGAAGATCTTCTCGCTGCCATCGAGCATGCTGATCGAGGATGCGGCGGCGAAGGTGATTGAGCTGCTGCACTCGCGGGTGCCGGTGTATGACGAGGCGCGCGGGCCGGAACACATTGTGGGCGTGGTGTACTCGAAGGACCTGTCGCGGCTGATGTTCTTTCGGAGGGGGGCTGCGCCATTTGTGCAACTGCGGCTGAGCCAGATTATGCGCGAGGTTTCGGTTGTGCCGGAGACGAAGTCGGCACTGGATTTGCTGCGGGAGTTCCAGAAGAAGCGGCGGCATCTTGCAATTGTGGTGGACGAGTACGGATCGACCGTGGGGCTGGTGACGGCGGAAGACGCGATTGAACAGCTGACGGGCGAAATCGACGATGAGTTCGATGATCCCACGCGGCCGCTGCTGACGAGCGCGAAGGGCGTGTTCATGCTGGATGGGAGTGCGAATCTGCGCGACCTGGAAACGCAGATGCAATGGGATCTGCCGCGCGATGGGGGAGTGGAGACGCTGGCGGGATTCATCCTGACGCGGCTGGGGCATATTCCGGGGGTTGGCGAGTCAGTGGATTATGAGACGCGGCGGCTGACGGTGGCGGAGATGGATGGGCGGCGGATCAGCAAGGTCAGGGTTGAGCCGCTAGCGCAGGACGCGGATACGCAAAAAAAGACTTGAGCTTAAGAACGTCATCACTCGACGAGGAAAAGGGCACCAATGATTTCGCGCCGATTGATCCTTACAGGGCTACTGGGCCTTGTCGCGGAGCACCCTGGTGGTGCTTGGGCTTTTGCCGGAAGTGGGGAGGACGCATTTGCAGACATCCCGATCGAACGCCATGAACGGTCGATGCGGCAGGCGATCGCCGCTGCGCGGCTCAACCCGAGCGCGCCGTTCGGGGCCGTGATAGCTCGATTATCGGATGGCGAGATCCTGGCGGAAGGTGTCAATTCGTCGGGACGGAATCCTATCTTGCACGGCGAGATTGCGGCCATGAATAACTACGTGCGCCGGCACGGCAACCGCGAATGGCAAACGACAATTTTGTATACGACGGCGGAGCCCTGCCCTATGTGCATGAGTGCGATTGTGTGGGCGGGGATCGGGGGAGTCGTGTTCGGTACGTCTATTGAGGGGTTGAAGCGCGCGGGATTTGATCAGATCGATATCGCGTCTGCTGCCGTGGCGGGAGCCTCGCGTTTTTGGCACGGTCAGGTACGCGGCGGGGTACTGGCGAGCGAGACGGACAAACTCTTTATGGAGAGGACGAGGTGAGGCCGATCACTCGCTAAGCGGGGTAACGTTCTTGTAGCAGATGATGGCGTCGTAGGCGTCAGACCAGTAGATGAGGGTCGATTCGAGGGGAGTACGTTTCTCCTGCGGGATAGCGTGCAGGAATGGACGGAGCGGGCGGAGGTCGAAGACTGTCGCCGCGTACTTTGCGCGGGAAGCGAGGAGCGCAAAGGTGGGCTCGTCTGCGGTCTCGTCCATGCTGAAGGTTTCACCCATCAGGGTGGCTTTGCCACCGGCTCCGAATGCGCCGACGTTGAAGGTGGTTTCGCCGCGTGAGAGGGCGAATTCCGCGATGAAGTTTCCGAGCGTCGAAATGCCGCGCGCGTCATAGCCGCGATGGAGGTGATTGCGGCCGAAGCGAAGCAAGACTCTCGCTGGGGCGTGCGCGCGGAGATGGGCCAGGAATTGCGTCTTCATGAGCTGCTCGCGATCCTGCTGCGCGGCCATCTTGGTTGTGGGGACGGAGCGGAAGGAATCGATCTGTAAGGTGGCGAGCAGGCTCTTGTAGAGCGAGATGTCATTAATGGTTTTGTCGTGTTGGGGCGGCGCGGCTGCGAGTTGGAGCAGTTGTGCGGTCATGCTTCGCTGGTAGCCGCTCTTTGTGAGCGCGTCCATCTGCTGGAGCGAAGGATATGCGGGGTTGAGGCGAGCGAGTTCGCGGATGAGGTATTCGGGGTGGATCTCTTCCATGTCGCAGCCCCAGAGGATGTGTGAGCGTGGGCCGGCGATGGCGTGGAGATCGTCGGCCTGCCTGCGGGTCCAGAGGCCTTCGATGTGTTCGCTGGGGTTGGCGGATTCGAGTTGGTCGGCAGTCCAGGGGCTTACTTCGGCGGCGACGTAGCGATAGCCGTTGTGCCACAGATCTGGCCAGAGGGTGTGGAGGAGAGCGGGGATTTCGTTGTCACCGTGGAGTTCGCCTAGGAGGAAGTAGTTGTTCTTCTTCGCTTCCGATAAGAGGAAGATGCGGCCGTTGGTTTGGAGGTCGTAGGTGTGGGAGTCGAGGGCGATTTCGGCAGGCGTGGGCGCGTGATTTT from the Occallatibacter riparius genome contains:
- a CDS encoding nucleoside deaminase, which codes for MISRRLILTGLLGLVAEHPGGAWAFAGSGEDAFADIPIERHERSMRQAIAAARLNPSAPFGAVIARLSDGEILAEGVNSSGRNPILHGEIAAMNNYVRRHGNREWQTTILYTTAEPCPMCMSAIVWAGIGGVVFGTSIEGLKRAGFDQIDIASAAVAGASRFWHGQVRGGVLASETDKLFMERTR
- a CDS encoding hemolysin family protein; amino-acid sequence: MHGPVLLQCVAVAMLIVANGFFVAAEFALVSVRDTRIQQLIDAHVPGARAVRKLQHDLDDFLPAVQLGVTLCSLALGWIGEPLAADAFQALFAMLPHPMAHPHLVAHALSLVAVALGFCAITYFHVVAGELVPKSLALRRAEALAVAVATPMLFFMRMARPAVRLLSRSAGVVLRGFDIPMTERASVHSPEELKLLATAARRMGVLPKFQETLVHRALELNDVPVREIMTPRQKIFSLPSSMLIEDAAAKVIELLHSRVPVYDEARGPEHIVGVVYSKDLSRLMFFRRGAAPFVQLRLSQIMREVSVVPETKSALDLLREFQKKRRHLAIVVDEYGSTVGLVTAEDAIEQLTGEIDDEFDDPTRPLLTSAKGVFMLDGSANLRDLETQMQWDLPRDGGVETLAGFILTRLGHIPGVGESVDYETRRLTVAEMDGRRISKVRVEPLAQDADTQKKT
- a CDS encoding efflux RND transporter periplasmic adaptor subunit; translation: MAARRSKKLWIWIIAIVVVVIGAGGVAVARMVSGGSIDPNKIAKVTRGDVARSVIATGKIQPITKVEVKSKASGIVEKLFVDINSHVRKGQPLAELDQQEISAQVEAQKAALASAEANVGTYEANIEQDKVNAAAPDLPMYKQTLDRNMQMAKEGVVSQQALDNANKDYLAALNKRDGARAQILVDTAKLKQAKAQVAQSQASLKQLQEQFSYTTIVAPMDGVILSRDVEMGDAVSSILVLGSTATLVMTEGDTTQVYVQGKVDEADIAHVYMNQAARIKVESFRDRVFNGRVTKIAPLGVEKDNVTTFEVRVSIDNPGGELKANMTANAEILLDEHKGVLNIPENAVMYDNQKNASVEIPDKSQKEGKRKVPVKVGLSDGSKTEILSGLKEGDQVILQQ
- a CDS encoding DUF4097 family beta strand repeat-containing protein, encoding MKKIALAAAALALLAIPAFAAEATFDRTLSVTGHVQLDVGTGSGNIHLTQGSGSQVKIHGRVKSNWGGSEERVQEIAKNPPVEQTGNIIRIGKNHENYHNISIDYEIEAPADAYLEASSGSGNVTDDGVGQTAKLQSGSGNIHATGLKGSFNVGTGSGNIYAEQSGSGDVKAETGSGNIELKNLHGALHAQTGSGDIKATGSPSSDWKLGTGSGSIEIWAGSTGFTLDASTGSGSIHTDKEMSVQGSFDKHHIVGKVSGGGPTLRAETGSGDIRIH
- a CDS encoding response regulator codes for the protein MQTRILCVDDDAAVLRSLEAVLVSSGFAVDAVSSVREALESISRRKYDVLLADLNVGEPGDGFTVVSAMRRVQPDATTFILTGYPDFESAIRAIRAQVDDYFPKPLNVQDLLAAIRTSRKGKSSVSKMQSPVKLYEYLRRHSDDFCERWLQETLKDPEVAALPLTREERIDHVPKLLEELARTMELGVDVLSDGMTESARKHGRTRYEQGYTISQIVTESRVLQQVLSTSIQTDLLAIDLSALVPDTFRIGEFVEAALETSLHAYQAQVPRSLQTSVSMLYKSPHLGVGIADENRITDANDALLTMIQYTREQMLAGEIDWLKMTPVELRQRDINAMEQIREYGACVPFEKEFILPDGSRLPFLVGAVRLTAQPLQWSVYIVNLTEQRKLHEAETKVRDWESRYAIINRLAHEINNPLAALMFVVHLMGTHPDLSGDSRELAVSAEEMLKRIAAVVAQVLEESRVATCGGADCASGATPD